From one Enterobacter kobei genomic stretch:
- the mtfA gene encoding DgsA anti-repressor MtfA has translation MIKWPWKANETARSLALPWENALAVPMLSSLTPEEQHRLVQLADRFLQQKRLVALQGLELDELKSCRIALLFCLPVLELGIEWLDGFHEVLIYPAPFVVDDEWEDDIGLVHNQRVVQSGQSWQQGPVILNWLDIQDSFDTSGFNLIIHEVAHKLDTRNGDRASGVPLIPLREVAGWEHDLHAAMNNIQDEIDLVGESAASIDAYAATDPAECFAVLSEYFFSAPELFAPRFPALWQRFCHFYRQDPLARLRGNSAAVNDEPPYVH, from the coding sequence ATGATTAAATGGCCCTGGAAAGCAAATGAAACGGCACGAAGTCTGGCGCTCCCCTGGGAAAATGCGCTTGCCGTGCCGATGTTATCAAGCCTGACACCGGAGGAACAACACCGGCTGGTTCAGCTTGCCGATCGTTTTTTGCAGCAAAAACGGCTGGTCGCCCTTCAGGGACTGGAGCTCGATGAGCTGAAAAGCTGCCGCATCGCCCTGCTCTTCTGTTTACCGGTGCTGGAACTGGGCATCGAGTGGTTAGACGGTTTTCACGAAGTGCTGATTTATCCTGCGCCTTTCGTGGTGGACGACGAGTGGGAAGATGATATTGGTCTGGTGCACAATCAGCGCGTGGTGCAATCGGGGCAAAGCTGGCAACAGGGGCCGGTGATCTTAAACTGGCTTGATATTCAGGATTCGTTCGACACCTCCGGCTTTAACCTGATCATTCATGAAGTGGCGCATAAGCTCGATACGCGAAACGGCGATCGCGCCAGCGGCGTCCCACTGATCCCGCTGCGGGAAGTGGCTGGCTGGGAGCACGATCTCCACGCCGCCATGAATAACATTCAGGACGAGATCGACCTGGTAGGCGAAAGCGCCGCCAGTATTGATGCCTATGCCGCCACCGATCCCGCAGAATGTTTCGCGGTGCTTTCGGAATATTTCTTCAGCGCGCCCGAGCTGTTCGCACCGCGTTTCCCGGCACTGTGGCAGCGTTTCTGCCATTTCTATCGGCAGGATCCGCTGGCGCGACTGCGCGGCAATAGCGCCGCAGTAAACGATGAACCGCCTTATGTTCACTGA
- the ompC gene encoding porin OmpC — MKRKVLAIIVPALLVAGAANAAEIYNKDGNKLDLYGKVDARHTFSDNPGDDGDETIMELGFKGETQINSGLSGYGQVLLKTMASDTEGSDNTYAKLAFAGLKSNDFGSFDYGRNYGVVYDVEAWTDMLPVFGGDSYTWTDNFMVGRANGVATYRNTDFFGAVEGLNFALQYQGNNEGDNANEDQANAFQEGTKNGHDDVRFQNGDGFGLSSSYNFQGALEGLSLGAAYATSDRTNAQVINGGLDDRYSKAAGGDKADAWTVGLKYDAYNLYLAMMYAETHNMTPYGDAGIANHTQNFEAVAQYQFDFGLRPSLAWVYSKGNDLGGNSTKHGTDYVDQDLVNYIEVGATYYFNKNMSTYVDYKINMLDEDDSFYKDNGIATDDVVGVGLTYQF, encoded by the coding sequence ATGAAAAGAAAAGTACTGGCAATTATTGTGCCTGCCCTGTTAGTGGCTGGCGCGGCTAACGCGGCTGAAATTTATAATAAAGACGGCAATAAACTGGACCTGTACGGTAAAGTCGATGCCCGTCATACGTTCTCTGATAACCCGGGCGATGATGGCGATGAAACCATTATGGAACTGGGCTTTAAAGGTGAAACCCAGATCAACAGCGGCCTGAGCGGTTATGGTCAGGTGCTGCTGAAAACCATGGCAAGCGACACCGAAGGCAGTGACAACACCTATGCAAAACTGGCTTTTGCTGGGCTGAAATCGAATGATTTTGGTTCATTCGACTATGGCCGTAACTACGGCGTGGTCTACGACGTTGAAGCCTGGACCGATATGCTGCCGGTCTTCGGTGGCGATTCCTACACCTGGACCGATAACTTTATGGTTGGCCGTGCGAACGGCGTAGCCACCTACCGTAACACCGATTTCTTCGGGGCGGTTGAAGGCCTGAACTTTGCGCTGCAGTATCAGGGCAATAACGAAGGTGATAATGCGAACGAAGATCAGGCTAATGCTTTCCAGGAAGGCACCAAAAACGGTCACGATGACGTACGCTTCCAGAACGGCGACGGCTTCGGGCTGTCTTCTTCCTATAATTTCCAGGGCGCGCTGGAAGGCCTGAGCCTGGGTGCAGCCTATGCAACGTCTGACCGTACTAACGCGCAGGTTATTAACGGTGGTTTAGACGATCGTTACAGCAAAGCTGCGGGTGGCGATAAAGCCGATGCCTGGACTGTCGGCCTGAAGTACGACGCGTATAACCTGTACCTGGCGATGATGTACGCCGAAACGCATAACATGACGCCTTACGGCGATGCGGGTATCGCTAACCACACCCAGAACTTTGAAGCCGTGGCGCAATACCAGTTCGACTTTGGTCTGCGTCCGTCCCTGGCATGGGTGTACTCCAAAGGTAACGATCTTGGCGGTAACAGCACTAAACACGGTACTGACTACGTCGACCAGGATCTGGTGAACTACATTGAAGTGGGTGCGACCTACTACTTCAACAAAAACATGTCCACCTATGTTGATTACAAAATCAACATGCTGGATGAAGACGACAGCTTCTACAAAGATAACGGCATCGCGACGGATGACGTTGTGGGCGTTGGTCTGACCTACCAGTTCTGA